The Litoribacterium kuwaitense DNA window CATTTGTCGGGTCGTAAACCACTGGATAAATAATGCAGAAATAGGGACGAGAATGCCGACAACGAGCATATAGCCTGTCGTGAGCCACTGAATCGTCGTTTCCCCAACACCCATCTGAAGCGAGATCGGTTTTAAAGCGACATTCAATAATGTTTCGTTCATGATCGAGAAAAAGACTCCGGTAATCAGTGCAAACATAATCGGAAAAACTTTCAATTGTTGACCATTAATCGTTACACCGGTTTTTTGCTGGGATGTATCCACTCTTTTTTCCTCCTCTGTCTTGTGGTTCAAATGCTACTCATCTTATAACAACCGGTGTCATCGTTCCATAAAGGCATTTTGAGCACGATCCCTTAGAAAGAGAATCGCTCCGCTCACCTCTGTTTCTCTGCTCACGGAAAACCGACCCATGCCACTTTTCTTATGATCAATCAACTAAATCTCACACGGTCTTCATGACTTTATCCAATGGCAGGGCGTTGTCCAGCACGATCACTGAATAGGAACCAATATTTCACACAAGTGTTGCTCAACCATGCCCCACGTATATCTTTCGATCATCGGCTGTTCTCTGAGCGACAGCTGATTTCTTTCTATCTCAGAAAAAATATTGTTCCAAAATGAGCTGAGGGCCTCTTTTGTATGGTCAAGCTGAAAAACAGCGTACCCGCCACCAGGAAGCCTTCCAGCTTGAGCAGGTTTCGTCACTATAAACTCTTGATTGACCACCACACAAACATCATAACGACATTCCTCTTTAGGTGTCACTTCCGGATGATCCTGCGGTATTCCTAAAATAGCGGAACCTTCCAATACACCATTGGACTGCGCCCACTTTTTAAAAGATTCCATCAGTTCTTTGTTTTTCTTTTCACCATACTCACCAACGTTCCGAAAATAAGCAATCCTCGATTCGGCTAATTCCTCAATCGTCATATTCATATGTTAGCCCTCCTTACTTACAGAAGGTACTACGATATAAAATGTTTCTCAAACTTTTTTAAAAAAAGCTCATGACCTTTAAGGACGTAGACATGCTATAGTTTCATGTCCGATATGCAATAACTGATTCACTTCAAGCAGGAGGAATAATCCTATTGCCATGACGCACGTTAAATGCTATTGTAACTACTGATAATGATTATCATTACCTTTAGGATATAAACATTTCAACACAATCCATCGTTAAGGAGCGTCAACAATGAAAAAATTACTTGTTTTAATGCTTACCTTTTTACTTACTTTAACAGCATGCGCCGAACAAGGAACGGACCAAACGGGCACACCAGACGATCAAAACAAAAACGAAGAGCAGATCGCGATTGAGCACGCTCTCGGAACAGCCACTTTTGACGACGTGCCGCAAACAATCGTTGTTTTAGAATGGAATTACGTCGAAGAATTGCTCGCTTTAGGTGTACAACCGGCAGGCGTCGCTGATATTGAAGGCTTTGAAAAATGGGTCGATATTGAAGCAGAATTAAATGACGATGTCGTCGATGTTGGCACAAGAACAGAGCCGAACTTAGAGGAAATCGCCAAGTTAGAACCGGACGCAATCATTACAATCGCAAGTAGCCATGAAAAAATTCAAGCCGAATTAGAAACGATTGCCCCAACCATCTTTTACGATTCTACCTCTGAAGAAGCAACAAAGGACTTATACGCGTACACCTTTGAAACATTCCAAAAAACCGCTTCTTTAGTACAAAAGGAAGCGGAAGCCGAGCAAGCATTGAACGATTTAGAAGCGAAGTACGAAGAAGCTGCAAAAGACATTGAAGCCATGGACTTACCGACCAACACATTCGTCTTCACCCAAGCGTACAGCGCCAATAACACACCGACTTTCCGTCTATTTACGAAAAACGCCATGGTGAGTCGTGTATTAGAAAAAGCCGGATTAGAAAATGCGATCACAGATCATCAGGACGCCGCCTGGGGCTTTACCGATGCAAACGTTGAAGGTCTTGCTCAGTATGAAGATGCGCTGTTGATTCATGCCGTCCAAGAGGATGATCCGCTATTTGAGAATTTAGAAAGCAACAAAGCATGGCAAGAGCTCCAATTCGTGAAAGAAGGTCACATGGTCGATATCGGTGGCGATACGTGGACATTTGGGGGCGTGTTATCTGCGCACACGCTCGTAGACAACTTACTTGAATCGCTTAAAGAGGAATAAAATTATGCTTCACCGTAAACGAATGACCGTACTTTCACTAGGGTGCATAGGGCTTTTTCTTGTGCTCGCATCTGTGCATCTTAGTCAAGGGCAATCATCACCTGGCTATGTTTCGTTCTGGCAGCAATTCATGCATGACGAACAACAATGGAACTTTTTGCTGTATCAACGCTTACCGCGCTTCGTCATTGGCTGTCTTGCCGGGGCGGCTTTAGCCATTGCCGGAATGATCATGCAAACGATCACAAAAAACCCTTTAGCTAGCGCCAGCACATTAGGAATTCATTCAGGAGCTTACTTTTTTGTCGTGGCAACGACCATCTTTATGCCTAAAATGAGTGGCGCTTTTCCTTTACTCGTGACCTTTTCTGGCGGGCTAGTTGCCGCGTTACTCGTTTGGGTGCTTGTCGGAAAGGCTCTTGACCCAGTTCGAGTCGCGCTTACTGGAATGATTGTCAGCATGCTGTTTGCTTCGCTAACAGGGGCATTACAATTGTTTTTTGCCAATGAAGTGAGCGGATTATTTCTCTGGGGGTCAGGGACATTATTACAACTTGATTGGTCTGGTGTCCAGTTCGCTTGGCCGTGGGTTCTTATCTTCATCGGATGCGCTTTACTCATCAGTCGAAAGCTAGATGTCCTGCTCCTTGATGAAGCAACCGCCATCGGTTTAGGAGAAAATGTCGGTCGTAACAAATTATTAGGCTGGTTTGTAGCCATTTTTCTTGTCGCTGTGACGGTTGCTGTCGTTGGTCCCATTGGGTTTATTGGCATCATCGCCCCCCATATCGTTCGTTTAATCGGCTTTCGTAAGCACTTTACGATGATTATTGCCAATATGATTATTGGGGCAATGTTGCTCATCGGGGCTGATATTCTCGTTCGTCTCGTCTCGCAAACGAGTGAACTGCCTGTAGGTGCGATGACCGCTTTAATTGGTGGACCATGGCTCGTCTATTTAGCAATCCAAATGGGCACAAGGCGAAAAGGAGCGACTTCGTCGGCCACGCTTGGTGGGCACGATTTCTTCCGCCGGAAAGGCGTCGCGATCATCGTTGCTGCCTTCATTGCAGGCGCCACGGTATTCGTAAGTCTATTATTTGGCGGAACATCGTTTACACCAGTCAGCCAAATTTTCACTGACATTGCCCACAACCTTTACGTATGGGAATTCCGTGTGCCGCGTGTTCTTGTCAGTTTCCTCGTCGGCATGATCATGGCCGCAGGGGGCATGATTTTTCAAGCGATCCTTCGTAACCCATTGGCAGACGCTTCTGTACTCGGCGTCACGTCTGGCGCCGGTATGATGGCGATGATTCTCTTAATTGTCTTTCCAAGTGTACCATTCTACTTCGTTCCTTTTGGCGCTATCTTTGGATCTTTACTTGCCATGGCGATCATTTTGTTCATCACTTATAGAAGCGGATTCCAGCCT harbors:
- a CDS encoding ABC transporter substrate-binding protein — its product is MKKLLVLMLTFLLTLTACAEQGTDQTGTPDDQNKNEEQIAIEHALGTATFDDVPQTIVVLEWNYVEELLALGVQPAGVADIEGFEKWVDIEAELNDDVVDVGTRTEPNLEEIAKLEPDAIITIASSHEKIQAELETIAPTIFYDSTSEEATKDLYAYTFETFQKTASLVQKEAEAEQALNDLEAKYEEAAKDIEAMDLPTNTFVFTQAYSANNTPTFRLFTKNAMVSRVLEKAGLENAITDHQDAAWGFTDANVEGLAQYEDALLIHAVQEDDPLFENLESNKAWQELQFVKEGHMVDIGGDTWTFGGVLSAHTLVDNLLESLKEE
- a CDS encoding AraC family transcriptional regulator; the protein is MNMTIEELAESRIAYFRNVGEYGEKKNKELMESFKKWAQSNGVLEGSAILGIPQDHPEVTPKEECRYDVCVVVNQEFIVTKPAQAGRLPGGGYAVFQLDHTKEALSSFWNNIFSEIERNQLSLREQPMIERYTWGMVEQHLCEILVPIQ
- a CDS encoding iron ABC transporter permease; this translates as MLHRKRMTVLSLGCIGLFLVLASVHLSQGQSSPGYVSFWQQFMHDEQQWNFLLYQRLPRFVIGCLAGAALAIAGMIMQTITKNPLASASTLGIHSGAYFFVVATTIFMPKMSGAFPLLVTFSGGLVAALLVWVLVGKALDPVRVALTGMIVSMLFASLTGALQLFFANEVSGLFLWGSGTLLQLDWSGVQFAWPWVLIFIGCALLISRKLDVLLLDEATAIGLGENVGRNKLLGWFVAIFLVAVTVAVVGPIGFIGIIAPHIVRLIGFRKHFTMIIANMIIGAMLLIGADILVRLVSQTSELPVGAMTALIGGPWLVYLAIQMGTRRKGATSSATLGGHDFFRRKGVAIIVAAFIAGATVFVSLLFGGTSFTPVSQIFTDIAHNLYVWEFRVPRVLVSFLVGMIMAAGGMIFQAILRNPLADASVLGVTSGAGMMAMILLIVFPSVPFYFVPFGAIFGSLLAMAIILFITYRSGFQPVMLVLIGVCISAMFSSIIQVLIVKAKLHVTQALTWISGSTYGSNWEEVMAALVTIAIFFPVIFYFTRTLDIFAFNDEAAIGLGVPTVKVRFAMVIIGVVLAGISAAIVGTIGFIGLLAPHAARRMVGSKHQFIFPISVLLGGILLTIADFLGRYLLAPNDIPSGLMVSLVGAPYLLYLLKKAGRVSVT